The Juglans regia cultivar Chandler chromosome 2, Walnut 2.0, whole genome shotgun sequence genome includes a window with the following:
- the LOC108983236 gene encoding uncharacterized protein LOC108983236, with translation MGYYLADGIYPKWPTFVKTIPSPQGNKKKNFARAQESARKDVERAFGVLQQRFAIVRGPSRLFKVNDLTNIMKTCVILHNMIIEDERDDSQGLNMEYDQLDDDIPELSRNPTNEFMNFIQRHHEIRDSSAHHHLQADLIEHHWQFHSQQ, from the coding sequence ATGGGGTACTACCTTGCCGATGGTATTTATCCTAAGTGGCCAACGTTTGTGAAGACAATTCCATCACCCcaagggaataagaagaaaaactttgccAGAGCACAAGAATCTGCAAGAAAAGATGTCGAGCGTGCCTTCGGAGTACTTCAACAACGATTTGCAATCGTTCGTGGACCTTCTCGATTATTCAAAGTCAATGacctaacaaatataatgaaaacatgtgttattctacataacATGATCATTGAGGACGAGCGTGATGATAGTCAGGGTCTGAACATGGAGTAcgatcaacttgatgatgatATTCCAGAATTGTCGCGCAATCCAACAAATGAGTTTATGAACTTCATTCAGCGCCATCATGAAATTAGGGATAGCTCGGCACATCATCATCTACAAGCAGATTTAATTGAACATCACTGGCAATTCCATTCCCAACAATAG
- the LOC108984671 gene encoding putative BPI/LBP family protein At1g04970, which produces MTNVSSEFTQFVILSYSLNIYLSHMGLSSKLMAPTTLFIVLSLSLSLTITHIQSNEEGFISVQIFEKGLDFAKDLLIDKAVSSIIPLQLPDIEKTVKIRLIGKVHILLSNITINQVDIASSYVSTGESGIVLVASGATANLSMRWMYSYTTWLIPIAITDKGDASVQVEGMVVGLTATLENQEGKLKLHLLECGCHVKDISIKLDGGASWLYQGVVDAFEAKIASAVESSVSNKIREGIIKLDSLLQSFPEHIPVYSIAVLNVTFVDSPVLSNSSIEFDINGEVTSKDAVLVSNHNHKGWKDSFSCSSLAKMVQISLQDDVFNSASLVYFDEDYMHWLVDKVPDQSLLNTTGWRYIAPQLYKQYPNDDMNLNISVSSPPIIKVAKDDVDAVINLDMIIYVMDAGQVIPVACISLEISTSGSAEILGNNLAGSIRLKDFTTYLKWSEIGDLQIHLLQPVMSTLIETVLLPYVNLHLRRGIPLPLPHGFTLENAEIVCTCSRVIVCSDLALPGQYHLSSSHFATTKHSNVT; this is translated from the exons ATGACCAACGTCTCTTCCGAGTTTACTCAGTTTGTAATTCTGTCCTATAGTTTGAATATTTATCTATCTCATATGGGTCTCTCCTCAAAATTAATGGCACCGACTACTCTGTTCATTGTTTTATCACTTTCGCTCTCGCTTACAATCACCCATATTCAATCCAATGAGGAAGGCTTCATTTCTGTGCAAATATTCGAGAAGGGTCTTGATTTTGCGAAGGATTTGCTAATAGACAAGGCTGTTTCCTCTATTATTCCACTTCAACTGCCTGATATTGAAAAGACTGTGAAAATCCGACTTATTGGCAAAGTCCATATTTTGCTTtcaaatattacaattaatCAGGTCGATATTGCTTCTTCATACGTCAGTACCGGAGAGAGTGGTATTGTCTTAGTTGCTTCAGGTGCCACTGCAAATTTGAGCATGAGGTGGATGTATTCTTACACTACTTGGTTGATTCCAATTGCAATTACGGATAAAGGGGATGCATCTGTTCAG GTTGAAGGTATGGTGGTGGGGTTAACTGCAACCCTTGAGAACCAAGAAGGAAAGCTTAAGCTCCATTTGCTGGAATGTGGCTGTCATGTGAAAGATATCTCAATAAAGTTGGATGGTGGTGCATCTTGGCTTTATCAAGG GGTAGTGGATGCATTTGAAGCGAAAATAGCATCTGCAGTTGAAAGTTCTGTTTCCAATAAAATCAGAGAAGGGATAATAAAGCTCGACTCCTTATTGCAATCATTTCCAGAACATATCCCAGTATATAGCATTGCTGTTTTGAACGTTACTTTTGTGGACAGCCCCGTGCTGAGTAATTCTTCCATTGAATTTGACATTAATGGTGAAGTCACATCAAAGGATGCAGTTTTAGTTTCAAACCATAACCATAAAGGTTGGAAGGATTCTTTTTCCTGCAGCAGTCTAGCCAAGATGGTCCAGATCTCTTTACAAGATGATGTTTTTAATTCTGCATCATTGGTTTACTTTGAT GAAGATTATATGCACTGGCTTGTTGACAAAGTACCAGATCAGTCCCTGTTGAACACCACCGGATGGAGATACATTGCCCCTCAGTTGTACAAGCAGTACCCAAATGATGACATGAATCTTAATATATCTGTATCTTCTCCACCAATCATAAAAGTTGCAAAGGATGACGTTGATGCCGTTATTAACTTAgatatgataatttatgtcatggATGCTGGTCAAGTTATCCCCGTCGCTTGCATCTCATTG GAGATAAGTACCTCCGGCTCTGCAGAAATCTTGGGGAATAATCTAGCTGGTAGTATCAGATTGAAAGATTTCACCACATATTTGAAATGGAGTGAGATTGGTGACCTGCAAATACATCTTCTTCAG CCTGTAATGTCAACTCTCATCGAAACCGTATTGTTGCCGTATGTGAACTTACACCTGAGGCGAGGAATTCCTCTGCCTCTCCCTCATGGTTTTACACTTGAGAATGCTGAAATTGTCTGCACATGTTCAAGGGTTATAGTTTGCAGCGATCTGGCCTTACCAGGACAGTACCATCTCAGCAGCAGCCACTTTGCTACAACCAAGCATTCTAATGTTACGTGA
- the LOC108984666 gene encoding uncharacterized protein LOC108984666 has translation MDQTAGVEPMELTEASAVLTGDNGMIEDGGGDGDLGSRSTKRAKIEPGPGLELKRVAEIVLVLSTMARMRGGKSPTEAEVDLMAEARAKLVEACAALAPKDVVGREAIGTVIEDLGLNGKVKDQRLGFRAPKLTIKEKLDNAKRKMDESKNFAAHTSTYTSHPVQPSSSTLPENRGASHTLRSFPSDKPSHPAISSGGISASPLGHASATTTSASLQYQMPTNEVRPAMMSRGSSSSHLGRDPTSVPLPKVERVQFKLDGGSNGSSFASQLPANSSTNHSLVNAPTWSIQTQSASTAKSGQEYKVPNHTYAKVEGTVDVSMSRVAPQAARDQSFRSFITQTAPGNSPTMHPPLQGMSFVQGPSTGNNHNEVAKLVQKLLQPQRPEHPKWTPPSRDYMNKAITCQTCQLTINEVDNVLLCDACEKGYHLKCLQPNQKGIPRGEWHCMRCLALTQGKPLPPKYGRVMRSSTNQPNVTSDMAIKVSSSEKKVGTVDPKVNQQKMAANGSSGLQSPAHTGTTGTNHAESASDVKIPNARETHGNNIASKSTIVDEKPFSEVPPNIPLTVFGAACVSPSVGAPSVNSSQQIKDCELSTREERSLEEKTEPPAKSDHPQPLHNSQVVDWTFPLNCAEVPSKYCSDSDLTIKEPESSQIRQNSGHTSGDDTKQYDQLVAQANPSGALPNFSGASEHSGSPSDGLHGVEWIGNVVHVLDGKSFYQSCRVSGVIYKLQDHALFRSNHGELIPSKLQSMWEDSRTGSKWVIVTRCYFPGDLPENVGRPCSPESNEVYESNHESTIMAGLIQGPCEVLPPIMFSEERERRSQAGMDAKIGLQPVFLCKWFYDEFKGVFQPVPS, from the exons ATGGATCAGACGGCGGGTGTTGAACCAATGGAATTAACCGAAGCGTCGGCGGTTTTGACTGGGGACAACGGGATGATTGAGGACGGCGGGGGAGACGGGGATTTGGGGTCCCGGTCGACCAAGAGGGCCAAGATTGAGCCTGGTCCGGGCCTCGAGCTGAAGAGAGTGGCGGAGATCGTACTTGTGCTCTCCACGATGGCGAGGATGCGAGGCGGGAAGAGCCCCACCGAGGCTGAGGTGGATTTGATGGCGGAGGCCAGGGCCAAGCTGGTGGAGGCTTGTGCGGCCTTGGCGCCCAAGGATGTGGTGGGTAGGGAAGCGATTGGGACTGTCATTGAGGATTTGGGGCTTAATGGGAAGGTGAAGGATcaaaggctagggtttcgagCTCCCAAATTGACGATCAAGGAGAAGCTTGACAATGCCAAGAGAAAG ATGGATGAGTCTAAGAATTTTGCTGCTCATACTTCTACATATACTTCTCACCCCGTGCAACCAAGCTCTAGTACATTACCTGAAAACCGTGGGGCATCACATACTCTGCGGAGTTTTCCATCAGATAAACCAAGTCATCCGGCAATTTCTTCAGGAGGCATCTCAGCTTCACCTTTAGGTCATGCTTCTGCAACAACAACTTCTGCATCCCTACAGTATCAAATGCCCACCAACGAAGTTAGACCAGCTATGATGTCTAGAGGATCATCTAGCAGTCATTTAGGAAGAGATCCTACTTCCGTACCATTACCTAAAGTTGAAAGAGTACAGTTCAAATTGGATGGAGGATCAAATGGGTCTTCTTTTGCATCACAATTACCAG CAAATTCTTCCACAAATCATTCACTGGTGAATGCGCCTACATGGTCCATACAAACCCAATCTGCCTCTACGGCTAAAAGTGGACAAGAATACAAGGTTCCAAATCACACTTATGCAAAGGTTGAGGGAACTGTCGATGTGAGTATGTCACGAGTTGCTCCTCAAGCAGCAAGAGATCAGAGCTTTAGGTCATTTATAACACAAACAGCACCTGGGAATTCACCTACCATGCATCCGCCTTTGCAGGGCATGAGCTTTGTCCAAGGCCCTTCAACTGGTAATAATCACAATGAAGTTGCTAAGCTTGTTCAGAAGTTATTACAGCCACAGCGTCCTGAACATCCTAAATGGACTCCTCCGTCGAGGGATTACATGAACAAGGCAATAACATGCCAAACGTGCCAGCTAACAATCAATGAGGTGGATAATGTACTTCTCTGTGATGCTTGTGAGAAAGGATATCACTTAAAGTGTCTGCAGCCTAATCAAAAAGGAATTCCCAGAGGTGAATGGCATTGCATGAGGTGCTTGGCATTAACCCAAGGGAAACCTTTGCCCCCAAAATATGGTCGCGTCATGAGAAGTAGTACAAATCAACCAAACGTAACTTCTGACATGGCCATAAAGGTGTCATCTTCAGAGAAGAAAGTGGGAACTGTAGATCCAAAGGTCAATCAGCAAAAGATGGCAGCAAATGGAAGCTCCGGTCTACAGAGTCCTGCACATACTGGTACTACAGGCACCAATCATGCTGAGTCGGCATCTGATGTAAAGATTCCCAATGCTAGAGAAACTCATGGAAATAACATTGCATCCAAAAGTACAATTGTGGATGAAAAACCTTTTTCTGAAGTGCCCCCAAATATCCCATTGACAGTCTTTGGGGCAGCCTGTGTTTCTCCTTCTGTTGGCGCACCAAGCGTAAATTCTTCTCAACAGATCAAGGATTGTGAATTATCTACACGTGAAGAGAGATCCttagaagaaaaaacagagcCTCCTGCTAAATCTGACCATCCCCAACCCTTGCACAACTCACAAGTTGTTGACTGGACATTCCCGTTGAACTGTGCTGAGGTTCCATCAAAGTATTGTTCTGACAGTGATCTCACTATCAAAGAACCAGAAAGTTCTCAAATCAGACAAAATAGTGGGCATACTTCTGGAGATGATACCAAGCAATATGACCAACTTGTTGCACAGGCAAATCCTTCTGGAGCTTTGCCAAATTTTAGTGGGGCTAGTGAACATTCGGGATCTCCTTCGGACGGTTTGCATGGTGTTGAATGGATTGGCAATGTTGTGCATGTTTTAGACGGGAAATCATTCTACCAGTCTTGTAGGGTCAGTGGAGTAATTTACAAACTGCAGGATCATGCTCTTTTTCGTTCCAATCATGGCGAACTGATTCCCTCCAAGCTTCAG TCCATGTGGGAGGATAGCAGAACTGGATCAAAGTGGGTTATTGTCACAAGATGCTACTTTCCTGGTGACTTGCCTGAGAATGTTGGACGCCCCTGTAGCCCTGAGAGCAATGAG GTATATGAATCAAACCATGAAAGCACGATAATGGCTGGTTTAATCCAAGGCCCGTGTGAAGTTCTCCCTCCTATTATGTTTagtgaagaaagagaaagaagaagtcAGGCAGGAATGGATGCAAAAATTGGATTACAGCCAGTTTTCTTGTGCAA ATGgttttatgatgagtttaaagGGGTGTTTCAACCGGTTCCCAGTTAA
- the LOC118346119 gene encoding uncharacterized protein LOC118346119 produces MTEQDKFDKAKVMYQSLEKTTFQFEHCWQLLKDQPKWNQRCTKDGTKRRSTMSPTYSRTSSMATNSPIDSVGGTEGENMETNDVIDLDRPIGRKAEKGKRKAQGRASEELVELSKKRYTLLEESRA; encoded by the exons atgactgagcaagacaag TTTGACAAAGCGAAGGTCATGTACCAATCGCTTGAGAAAACAACCTTTCagttcgagcattgttggcaGCTATTGAAAGACCAGCCGAAATGGAATCAGCGTTGCACAAAGGACGGGACAAAGCGAAGGTCGACGATGTCCCCTACATATTCGCGTACATCATCCATGGCAACTAATTCACCCATTGATTCAGTGGGTGGTACAGAGGGCGAGAATATGGAAACTAATGATGTCATCGATTTGGATAGGCCAATAGGAAGAAAAGCTGAGAAAGGAAAACGTAAGGCCCAAGGCAGAGCCTCAGAAGAGCTTGTGGAGCTCAGCAAGAAAAGGTATACTCTCCTAGAGGAGTCACGTGCttag